From the Erpetoichthys calabaricus chromosome 12, fErpCal1.3, whole genome shotgun sequence genome, the window CCAAGATGTCACATAAGAAGCAtgtcatgatgggtaaaagcaaagagctctctcaagacctttgcAAACCTTATTGTTGCAAACCATACTCATGGCATTGGTTACTAACGTATTTCTAAAGTTCTGAATGTTCCAATGAACACCGTTGGGGCCGTAATccggaagtggaaagaacatcatttcaccataaaccaGCCACGACCAGGTGTTCCTCGCAAGATTTCTGATAGAAGAGTCAAAAGGATAATCAGAAGTGTTGTCCAAGAGTGAAGGACCACTCGCAAAGAGCTTAAGAAAGACATGGAATTAGCAGGcacagttgtttcaaagaaaacaataagtaatgcacACAACCACCATGGCCTCTATGCACgctccactgctgaagaaaaagcctgttgaagctcatttaaagtttgctgcacaacatttagacaagccaatgaaatactgggagaatagaGTCTGGTCAGacgagaccaaaattgaactcttttaatgttattgcatacaccatgtttggaggagaaatagCACTGCACATCACTCCAAAAACACCACACCAGCAGTGAACCAACTTCATATGACTGAAGGAAGGATCAATGGAGAAATATACCGGAACATTTTTAATAAGAATCTACTATAATCAAGCaagatgctgaagatgaaacaaGGGAGGACATTTAAgcagacaatgatcccaaacacacaacCAAGGAAACTCTCAGTtagtttcagagaaagaaaataaatctgcTAGAATGGCCCAATCAAACATTTGACttcaatccaattgaaaatctgtggaaagaacttaagatcagagttcatagaagaggcccccGAATCCTCCAAGATTTGAAaacagtttgtgtggaagaatgagccaaaatcacacctgaggaATGCATGCGACTCATTTCCCCATACAGGAGGCgacttgaagctgtcattaccaacaaaggcttttctactaagtattaaataaatttcagcaAGCATAGTCCATACTTAtttcctgtgtcattccactttattacacataacttaatttatggacttatttgttttgatttctttttatgtgtggattacttgggttgttactgacatctggtgaaaatttcatgtcaataacctaagtagaaatatatttactgagaaaacgTTGACGCGTTCAATACTTATATTCCCCGCTGTATGATAGCAGAGCTCAAATGGATTGAGTCTGCTTTGGAAAAAAGAGAGCCTGTCAAAATTCTGATTAGTTATTTGAGCCAAAAAACTTTTCCTTTTACTTGATTAACTGAGAtggctgcatttttttattacttcacCTGAAATAGACAACCCAACTTTGCATCCTAGAAGCCTAGTGAGAATAACTTGCAGCAGTAGCTCAGTCCACACAGATTGAAGAAACATTacctttccctgatggcaacacaaatcagAAGTTAAACTTTAAaactgaacaatatctacatacttctgtcatatcacctatgtccatatatttgatctcttttcgctgttccattatttcactgagtaataatttccgtttgttagcgctaatgcgatctttactatcagttttttgactCTTTCGAATTTTagttcataatctctaacctgctctgcatgtgtgtagtgctgtttttgaacctctttacgacgttctactttgtcttctactctttgtcttttctccttctactgtttgtcttttatttccgcccccacttggacctgtaaggttttcaattcatctcttggcacaaagtctcgtctcgtgggacttgatattatctctctgaaaatatctcacctcgtctctctgaaaaagtgtCATCTtgtccaaagattttttttatataatagagagatataatgcTACTTCTGGTATAAACCTTGTTTTGAATTGAGTTCTGACCAATTCTCCAAAATCGACTTGAACAGTAATGCATGTTCCAAATATTCATAGGCAGTTCCCTAaataatgtcatttaattcaggTAAGTTAATGTCATTTGAGCTATTAAATTTTAATCTTCTAATGATAGTAGATGAACTACATTACAGCAATAAAAAATTATGTCTTACAGAAACTATTTGGCATATCTTTTTACAGAATTTGCAGTCTTTCATTCAACTCTTGCCATTTTATGTCAGCTGTGAAGTGCAGACAGTAGGAACAGGGCTCTGTGTTGCTTAACCATAAGTTTAGTTATAATACCATCAGAAAAGAAAGGACATATGTTTATGAAAAACACCATGAAAAAAATTACTCTATGGGCAAAGAGACAGGGAGAAGGCCATGGAGGATTGAACATATTAAGTGAAGGCTGTTGAGTCAACAGCTGGCACTGTGGAGTTGTATCACAGAACACATGACATTCTACAATTTCTTAAGGTGGTCAGGATACTTACTGTAGGAGTTACCTAacactttcaaaatattttgggATGCTGAACTGCAGAGATACCTGTAGCTTATATTGGGGGTGGGCAGATTTAGGGTGGTCCCAGTAATTGTATTGTAATACTATAATCATGGCTATGGAAGTAACAAAAGAAGGAGACCCTGGTCGTAGCTTTACTTTGGAGTCAGAAGGTGAGCAGGATAAAGGATGAACTAGTGAAGGTGAGAGGAGCAAGAAAGTTAAAAAAGGTACAGGAGACAGAGAATTTATGCTTATATGTAGTGCTTAGAAGAGAATGAAGGGAAATATGAATACTTTGTCAAATGCACACAGAAAGCAACCAGGTCTGGACTTCAACCTTATCTTCTGAAGCACTGAAGAACCAGAGCTAGCCACtgtttcatttaaatgaaaaatgagttcaaaaaTGGTCATTTATcatgtttttaatgcatttcattcctttcctgtactgtatatctattaaaattgtttttatcattctGTTCCAGAAATACAATGGGAAAATCAGAGTCTAAAcccaaacagttttttaatgatcAAGAAATTAAGAAGATTGCCGAAGTCTATAACAAAGATGGGTTGGATGCAGTATTTCCATTGATTAAAGACAAATGTGACAATTTGGACAATGAAAAAGTCTCAATTGCAGTGACAGGAGAATCAGGTGTGGGCAAATCCGCCTTCATTAATGCCATGAGAGGCCTGGGACCCAATGATGAAGGAGCAGCTAAAGAAAATATAATTGAGCAAACCTCAGAACCAACACCTTATCAACACCCAACACTTCCTTCTGTCTGCCTATGGGATCTGCCAGGAATTGGAACACCAAGATTTTCTGCTCGCCAGTACCTGGATAAAGTTAACTTTAAGATATATGACTTGTTTGTCTTAATAACTGGAGAAAGATTCAAGGAGAATGATGTAAAATTGGCTAAAGAGATTAAGAAAATGGGCAAAGAGTTCTATTTTGTTCGCAGCCAGATGGATGTAGTTGAGGAAAACCTTAATGAAAGAGGGCAACGTGACAGACTTGAAGAAGAATTTGATAACATAAGAAGTTACTATAAAAACAGCCTAGAGGAAAGTAGATTACCCACTTCACAGGTTTTCCTTGTTTCCAGTAGATATCCAGATCGTTATGACTTCATGCAATTTTGTGATCGTTTAGAGTCTGAGCTaccagagaagaagaagaatgtgtttGTGCTCTCACTTCCCAATGTTACAGAAGctgtaattgaaaagaaaaaaaaggttctaCGAGCAAAAATTGCTCTGGCAGCTGTAGTTTCAGGTGGAATTGGAGCAATTCCCATTCCTGGCTTATCTGTTGCTTGTGATATCGGTATCCTAGTAGCCACACTTCTGCATATGCGAAGCTACTTGGGACTTGATGACAAGTCTCTCTGCAGACTTGCCTGTAGAGTTAACAAACCTGTTCAAGAGTTGAAAGCAGAAATAACAAGTCCATTTGTGCTTAATATCACCCCTTCATCTGTGATAAAATTTATCACATCGACTGTTTCTGGTGCTGTAATGATTGCTGATGAGGCCCTTCTGATAATACCTGTGATTGGGTCTATTATTGGAGCTACCGTCTCTTTTACTGCAACCTGCTTTTTGTTAAATAGCGCACTGAATGATTTTGCAAAGTCTGCATTGCAGGTGTTGAAAAAGGCTATTGAAGACAATTCAAAGGTACTTTAACAtttcaatttcaaaattaaatgtcTAAATTGTCTGCTAGAATTAATACTTTACTGCTAACAATGATAGTGTGAGTACTAATAAGTTCAGTATCAAAAACTACAGGGCATACCCTTTACAGTCTTATTGTATGCATAGtttaaacttttctttattttagataATTTAGTACCTCTTTTCTGCTTTTAATAActcctttaaattattttaaagttttctttaatCATACAGAAAATTCCTTTTTTATGGTATGCTTCCCTTTTTTATTGCAATGTTTAGATTTGAGCCATGCTCAAAAGTTATTTTAATACTTGAGAAGCTGAAAGACACTTGTTGAAGTCTTGGGTAAGTTTGTCGATACTATCATTTGATATAGTAGGTGTTGCTGTGTCtaccaaaaatgatcaaaattcaGCTGCTCCAGTTTACAAATGAGATTCGGCAATAATGTgacacattgaaatgattccacagacaaaatatttttgttttaaaaaactttagtaaaaattcaaagtaaaacagttcacacaaaaatagagaaataattgatttatcaaagaaaagaaaagttcttgtttactggtctgcaggagaaaaaaagaaagagatgatGCACTCCACCCTCCTCTGGTCTGgtatggaattactctcattcaagccctttagctccCTCCCATTTGCATGTGTGTAACAAGGtatagagttgtttttttttttttatgtatcatGTATcggacatacaatacaatacaatacagtttatttttgtaaagcccaaaatcacacaggaagtgctgcaatgggctttaacaggccctgcctcttgacagccccccagccttgactctctaagaagacaaggaaaaactcccaaaaaaaaacctagtagggaaaaaatggaagaaaccttgggaaaggcagttcaaagagagacccctttccaggtaggttgggcgtgtagtgggtgtcaaaagaagggggtcaatacaatacaatgcagttcacagaacagaacaattactcaaaatagtaagaaataaaaaatataaattttagaagtacagagcagaatttaacagtagatgatatatcccataataagatttggatttgtgtagagtcctggagacctcatccttcaagctgcctcccccatttggccattccacggctgaaactgtgctgggccagccaatccaatgaaaggacatctaaaagtaaaaaaagaaaggcaaTAAGGA encodes:
- the LOC114662955 gene encoding interferon-inducible GTPase 5-like isoform X1 → MGKSESKPKQFFNDQEIKKIAEVYNKDGLDAVFPLIKDKCDNLDNEKVSIAVTGESGVGKSAFINAMRGLGPNDEGAAKENIIEQTSEPTPYQHPTLPSVCLWDLPGIGTPRFSARQYLDKVNFKIYDLFVLITGERFKENDVKLAKEIKKMGKEFYFVRSQMDVVEENLNERGQRDRLEEEFDNIRSYYKNSLEESRLPTSQVFLVSSRYPDRYDFMQFCDRLESELPEKKKNVFVLSLPNVTEAVIEKKKKVLRAKIALAAVVSGGIGAIPIPGLSVACDIGILVATLLHMRSYLGLDDKSLCRLACRVNKPVQELKAEITSPFVLNITPSSVIKFITSTVSGAVMIADEALLIIPVIGSIIGATVSFTATCFLLNSALNDFAKSALQVLKKAIEDNSKPEVTENKRLELVVAKIQPKLSSPFTDNGLEDIITEKQHMLDQREFHIAVTGEAGKGKSAFINAMCGLKPGDPEAAKEGFTEQTMEMTKYKHPSLPSVFLWDLPGAGTPKFEIAKYFKIVKFTEYHLIILIVGNRYTENDKLFVEKIRKMKQDFYVVRSKMDKHEQNNDQYSRNERYETIKNYCISHLKKNGVDSPHVFLVSSRCTTDFDFMKLCEDLKLKVEEKKKDLCSREITEMVKCFVEKKKTQLKGTISQLISYATDEGEGKTFIPGTTCAYNCDAVVEILLFYRWYMGLDDESINQLAYKVGKSVEDLKVEVSDPFVFSINSISVQNVLFSSTSLILFNLQSFLKPLTSVPKSSQVISKLLELMIDVFAESAMSLAKKAAK